The following are from one region of the Geothermobacter ehrlichii genome:
- the hflX gene encoding GTPase HflX: MAVIHGSTAGLKASQVRALERIYRRRLPPDRVISGELARYLTELSRDLRRQIGIIADRQGGIVHVILGDDREIVIPDLSDYGLGRSGLRGLRCLHTHLRQEPLSQDDINDLSLLRLDLMVAIGVDDQGLPGVTEMAYLLPPNPEGRTVELQRFASFYQLEVDFARFIRSLDDELERRAEETVDLDAGRERAILISVSRESRAVVEDSLAELEELARTAEVQVLDRVVQRAHRIHPRYLMGEGKIREVIVRALQQRATLLVFDQDLAPAQVAAIAALTELKVIDRTQLILDIFARRAHTRDGKVQVELAQLKYILPRLTGRGTAFSRLMGGIGGRGPGETKLEIDRRRIRDRIRRLEKQLQELTRGRVQRRQRRIRSGVPVISIVGYTNAGKSTLLNALTQSATFTENLLFATLDTASRRLRFPSEREVIITDTVGFIRKLPKSLLGAFRATLEELEDADLLLHLVDLSAPGFEQRITAVETILQELNLQQTPRLLVFNKVDLLPAEEVGHLCRRYQALPISALDRGTFAPLLREMERRFWPDENGTA, from the coding sequence ATGGCGGTAATTCACGGTTCAACCGCCGGTCTGAAGGCGAGCCAGGTCCGGGCCCTGGAGCGCATCTACCGCCGCCGGCTGCCGCCCGACAGGGTTATCAGCGGCGAGCTGGCCCGTTACCTGACCGAGCTTTCCCGCGATCTTCGCCGGCAGATCGGCATCATCGCTGACCGCCAGGGGGGGATCGTCCACGTCATTCTCGGCGACGACCGGGAGATCGTCATTCCCGACCTGTCCGATTACGGTCTGGGCCGCAGCGGCCTGCGCGGTCTGCGCTGCCTGCACACCCACCTGCGCCAGGAACCGCTGTCGCAGGACGACATCAACGACCTCTCCCTGCTGCGGCTCGACCTGATGGTCGCCATCGGCGTCGACGACCAGGGGCTTCCCGGCGTCACCGAAATGGCCTATCTGCTGCCACCCAATCCGGAGGGGCGGACGGTTGAGCTGCAGCGTTTCGCCAGCTTCTATCAGCTTGAGGTCGATTTTGCACGCTTCATCCGTTCCCTCGACGACGAGCTCGAGCGGCGGGCCGAGGAGACGGTCGATCTGGACGCCGGCCGCGAGAGGGCGATTCTCATTTCCGTCAGCCGGGAGAGCCGGGCGGTGGTGGAGGACTCTCTCGCCGAACTGGAGGAGCTGGCGCGGACAGCCGAGGTCCAGGTGCTCGACCGGGTGGTGCAGCGGGCGCACAGGATCCATCCCCGCTACCTGATGGGGGAGGGGAAGATCCGTGAGGTGATCGTGCGCGCCCTGCAGCAGCGGGCGACCCTGCTGGTCTTCGACCAGGATCTGGCCCCGGCGCAGGTGGCGGCCATCGCCGCCCTGACCGAGCTGAAGGTCATCGACCGGACCCAGCTCATTCTCGACATCTTCGCCCGACGCGCCCACACCCGGGACGGCAAGGTGCAGGTGGAGCTGGCGCAGCTCAAGTACATCCTGCCGCGCCTGACCGGACGGGGTACCGCCTTCTCCCGGCTGATGGGAGGGATCGGCGGCCGTGGACCGGGGGAGACCAAGCTCGAAATCGACCGCCGGCGGATTCGCGACCGCATCCGCCGGCTGGAGAAGCAGTTGCAGGAGCTGACCCGGGGGCGGGTCCAGCGCCGGCAGCGGCGCATCCGGTCGGGGGTGCCGGTGATCTCCATCGTCGGCTACACCAATGCCGGCAAGTCGACCCTGCTCAATGCCCTGACCCAGAGTGCCACCTTTACCGAAAACCTGCTTTTCGCCACTCTCGATACCGCCAGCCGACGGCTGAGGTTTCCGAGCGAGCGGGAAGTGATCATCACCGACACCGTCGGCTTCATCCGCAAGCTGCCGAAAAGCCTGCTCGGCGCCTTTCGCGCCACCCTGGAAGAGCTGGAAGACGCCGATCTTCTGCTGCACCTGGTCGACCTGTCCGCGCCCGGTTTCGAGCAACGCATCACCGCCGTGGAGACGATTTTGCAGGAGCTGAACCTGCAGCAGACACCGCGGCTGCTGGTCTTCAACAAGGTCGACCTGTTGCCGGCCGAGGAGGTCGGGCACCTCTGCCGCCGCTACCAGGCGCTGCCGATCAGTGCTCTCGACCGGGGCACCTTTGCGCCGCTGCTGCGTGAAATGGAACGCCGCTTCTGGCCCGACGAAAACGGAACTGCTTGA
- a CDS encoding LysM peptidoglycan-binding domain-containing protein codes for MRIFLLSIALLLGACSLPPAVTPPAGSASAPASATRQARQPCDISSLERAAEKMTLLPASFREEDALDAGFEAGLSLDSESLADTLLLTGFDQHPPDNEGASVPAGGAQFDIPVVNNAKVQYFIDYYTGPGRRVFTRWLRRSGRYLPMMREVFASYGLPRDLAYLAMVESGFNERAYSWAHAVGPWQFIESTARMYGLKMDWWRDERRDFVKSTHAAARFLADLSRQFDGNWYLAVASYNAGAGKIRRAIRKYGTTDFWALSRGSVLQPETRNYVPKLLAVLLIARQPEKYGFDRIDYLEPLAYDEVALPSATDIEVIARLAGCDYDEIKRLNPELLRWSTPPGEKGYVIRLPQGRYQRFVEGYAALDPADRIRYLRHRVRPGDTLLKLAKKHRIRVDDIIALNKIRNPRALRVGTDLVLPLKKGYTRRPLEEMRDDYIRTRRRTYTVRPGDSLWKIATRFGVSEKELRVWNRLGWSNIIRPGQKLIVSARGQRPAAKRKVSRGPVRKIVYKVRSGDTLWDIGRRFSVDTRQIMAWNNLSEDHVLRPGDTLTLMVPLDRRG; via the coding sequence ATGCGAATTTTTCTGCTCAGCATAGCCCTGCTGCTCGGGGCCTGTTCCCTGCCGCCGGCCGTGACGCCGCCGGCAGGCAGCGCGTCCGCGCCGGCGTCCGCGACCCGTCAGGCGCGGCAGCCTTGCGACATCTCGTCGCTCGAACGGGCCGCCGAAAAGATGACACTTCTGCCGGCGTCCTTCCGCGAAGAGGATGCTCTCGACGCCGGATTCGAAGCCGGCCTTTCCCTCGACAGCGAATCGCTGGCCGACACCCTGCTGCTGACCGGTTTCGACCAGCATCCGCCCGACAACGAGGGCGCCAGCGTTCCCGCCGGGGGGGCGCAGTTCGACATCCCGGTGGTGAACAACGCCAAGGTCCAGTATTTCATCGACTACTATACCGGCCCCGGTCGCCGGGTCTTCACCCGCTGGCTCAGGCGCTCCGGACGCTATCTGCCGATGATGCGCGAGGTCTTCGCCAGTTACGGCCTGCCCCGTGACCTGGCCTATCTGGCGATGGTCGAATCGGGTTTCAACGAACGGGCCTACAGCTGGGCGCACGCCGTCGGCCCCTGGCAGTTCATCGAATCGACCGCCCGCATGTACGGCCTGAAGATGGACTGGTGGCGGGACGAGCGGCGCGATTTCGTCAAGTCGACCCATGCCGCGGCCCGTTTTCTGGCCGATCTGAGCCGGCAGTTCGACGGCAACTGGTACCTTGCCGTCGCCAGCTACAATGCCGGTGCCGGCAAGATTCGCCGGGCGATCCGCAAGTATGGCACGACCGATTTCTGGGCCCTGTCGCGCGGCAGCGTCCTGCAGCCGGAAACCCGCAACTATGTGCCGAAACTGCTGGCGGTGCTGCTGATCGCCAGGCAGCCGGAAAAATACGGCTTCGACAGGATCGACTATCTCGAGCCCCTGGCCTACGACGAGGTGGCGCTGCCTTCGGCGACCGATATCGAGGTGATCGCCCGGCTGGCCGGCTGCGACTACGACGAGATCAAGCGGCTCAATCCCGAGCTGTTGCGCTGGTCGACGCCGCCCGGTGAGAAGGGTTACGTGATCCGCCTGCCACAGGGGCGCTACCAGCGGTTCGTCGAGGGCTACGCCGCGCTCGACCCCGCCGATCGCATCCGCTACCTGCGGCACCGCGTCCGTCCCGGCGACACCCTGCTCAAGCTCGCCAAAAAACACCGTATCCGGGTCGACGACATCATCGCCCTGAACAAGATTCGCAATCCGCGGGCGTTGCGGGTCGGCACCGACCTGGTGCTGCCGCTGAAAAAAGGCTACACCCGCCGGCCGCTGGAGGAGATGCGGGACGATTACATCCGTACCCGGCGCCGGACCTATACCGTGCGGCCGGGCGACAGCCTGTGGAAGATCGCCACCCGCTTCGGGGTCAGCGAAAAGGAGTTGCGCGTCTGGAACCGGCTCGGCTGGAGCAACATCATCCGTCCCGGCCAGAAGCTGATCGTTTCGGCCCGGGGACAGCGGCCGGCGGCGAAACGCAAGGTCAGCCGCGGTCCGGTGCGCAAGATCGTCTACAAGGTGCGTTCGGGCGACACGCTGTGGGACATCGGTCGCCGCTTCAGCGTCGACACCCGGCAGATTATGGCCTGGAACAATCTCAGCGAAGACCATGTCCTGCGACCGGGCGACACCCTGACCCTGATGGTTCCCCTCGATCGCCGGGGGTGA
- a CDS encoding tetratricopeptide repeat protein, whose protein sequence is MLSLLISAVASFATTLLLQHFAGFDIWVAIFGGVIVFAGVYFLLLRFIMKKVQVIMDTAQRDIQANRTEKAIKVLQQGYRYAAWQFYLREQINSQIGAIYYLKRDFSKAFEFLQKGFFRNWSSMAMLAICYMHKKQNSKMISTFDKALAGNKKEDMLYNLYAFCLDRIGEREKAIKILEKGLGKVADKEAIQVNLDALKEGKKMKMKQYGDLWYQFHLEKPGALIKKQTRAIQGRRKIVRR, encoded by the coding sequence ATGCTGAGTCTGTTGATTTCCGCCGTGGCCAGTTTCGCCACCACGCTGCTGCTGCAGCATTTCGCCGGCTTCGACATCTGGGTCGCCATCTTCGGCGGCGTCATCGTTTTTGCCGGCGTCTATTTTCTGTTGCTCCGTTTCATCATGAAGAAGGTGCAGGTGATCATGGATACCGCCCAGCGCGACATCCAGGCCAACCGTACCGAAAAGGCGATCAAGGTCCTGCAGCAGGGCTACCGTTACGCCGCCTGGCAGTTCTACCTGCGGGAGCAGATCAATTCGCAGATCGGCGCCATCTACTACCTCAAGCGCGATTTCAGCAAGGCGTTCGAGTTTTTGCAGAAGGGCTTCTTCCGCAACTGGAGCAGCATGGCGATGCTGGCCATCTGCTACATGCACAAGAAGCAGAACTCGAAGATGATCAGCACCTTCGACAAGGCCCTGGCCGGCAACAAGAAGGAAGACATGCTCTACAATCTCTACGCCTTCTGTCTCGACCGGATCGGAGAGCGGGAAAAGGCGATCAAGATCCTGGAGAAGGGTCTGGGCAAGGTGGCCGACAAGGAGGCGATTCAGGTCAATCTCGACGCCCTGAAAGAAGGCAAGAAGATGAAGATGAAACAGTACGGCGATCTGTGGTACCAGTTTCATCTCGAAAAGCCCGGCGCACTCATCAAGAAGCAGACCCGGGCCATCCAGGGACGGCGCAAGATCGTCCGCCGCTGA
- a CDS encoding Smr/MutS family protein translates to MARRKKARRTESGNPSFRTSPFSSLKGLAVSDDSPSAGAKAPASHPSPPAEEDFLQAMAGLGVKPLDGTSAVPPEPVMKPEAAQEPDAEPPEDERDLFLQALGRLDVRFEDEIPETPTPPAPRRMKQLVRGKLRIEAEIDLHGLTRDQALEKLEHFLGNAAYHGWRTVRVITGKGQHSADGPVLREAVEHLLRTRRLEAVIEWGRAPRQFGGGGALILFLRS, encoded by the coding sequence ATGGCAAGGCGCAAGAAGGCCCGCCGGACAGAAAGCGGAAACCCTTCCTTTCGCACCAGCCCCTTCAGCTCACTGAAGGGGCTGGCCGTTTCCGACGACAGCCCCTCCGCCGGGGCGAAAGCGCCGGCGTCACACCCAAGCCCTCCGGCCGAAGAGGATTTCCTGCAGGCGATGGCCGGTCTGGGCGTCAAGCCGCTGGACGGCACATCGGCCGTGCCGCCGGAGCCGGTTATGAAACCGGAGGCGGCGCAAGAGCCGGATGCCGAGCCCCCCGAAGATGAGCGCGACTTATTTCTGCAGGCACTGGGGCGGCTCGACGTTCGTTTCGAGGACGAGATTCCTGAAACTCCCACTCCGCCGGCGCCCCGCCGGATGAAACAGCTTGTGCGGGGAAAACTGCGCATCGAGGCCGAAATCGACCTGCACGGACTGACCCGCGACCAGGCGCTGGAAAAGCTGGAGCATTTTCTGGGCAACGCCGCCTATCACGGCTGGCGAACCGTGCGAGTGATTACGGGCAAGGGGCAACATTCGGCCGACGGTCCCGTTCTCAGGGAGGCGGTCGAACATCTGTTGCGCACCCGCCGGCTCGAGGCGGTGATCGAATGGGGGCGGGCGCCGCGTCAGTTCGGCGGTGGTGGGGCGCTGATCCTTTTTCTGCGCAGCTGA
- a CDS encoding sensor domain-containing diguanylate cyclase: MNRDEVLQQIMDSGALPTLSNVASKLIEITGREDTTIYEITQLIAQDVSLSAKVLKVVNSAFYNFPNEVRSIQQAVAILGTNAVRSLVLSFSFLSMEKKRREKGFNYQRFWEQSLATAVAAKLLVGEVETSIDPEEVFTVSLLVNIGVLILAQAFPGRYDVLLQQADCGSDRLIALEEKELGIDHAYVGSRAARRWQFPETLVLPILYHHNPEDYAGDDAELAREIRIVYLADLIANILYSARPIDFADRFCKEAKRLLKLSGSAVDGILENVSAEVASAADYFGMKIEGTPSIPEILQKANIELSLLNMSYEQMNRELVAAKLELERLNAELQEKNAYLEGIANLDGLTGVYNHRYFQEHLDRELNRTIRGGHPLSLVMIDLDNFKKINDFYGHQAGDFVLREACALWREQVRDYDLLARYGGEEFVLVLPETDAEQALAVAEKLRAATAAHFFGNRGERYEVTASFGVSVFDPADREMDKNRLIEQADGALYEAKKKGRNRVELYTPKKGGWLKRLKA, from the coding sequence ATGAACCGGGACGAGGTACTGCAGCAGATCATGGATTCGGGGGCGCTTCCGACCCTCTCCAACGTCGCCTCCAAGCTTATCGAAATTACCGGCCGGGAAGACACCACCATCTACGAGATCACCCAGCTGATCGCCCAGGATGTCTCCCTGTCGGCCAAGGTGCTCAAGGTCGTCAATTCGGCCTTCTACAACTTTCCCAACGAAGTGCGCTCCATTCAGCAGGCGGTGGCCATCCTCGGCACCAACGCGGTGCGCAGCCTGGTGCTTTCCTTTTCCTTCCTCAGCATGGAGAAGAAGCGGCGGGAAAAGGGCTTCAACTATCAGCGGTTCTGGGAGCAGTCGCTGGCGACGGCGGTGGCGGCCAAGCTGCTGGTCGGCGAGGTCGAAACCTCCATTGATCCGGAGGAGGTCTTTACCGTCAGCCTGCTGGTCAATATCGGCGTGCTGATACTCGCCCAGGCCTTTCCGGGGCGCTATGATGTCCTTTTGCAGCAGGCCGATTGCGGCAGTGACCGGCTGATTGCGCTGGAGGAGAAGGAACTCGGCATCGACCATGCCTATGTCGGTTCCCGTGCCGCCCGCCGCTGGCAGTTTCCGGAGACCCTGGTGCTGCCGATTCTCTACCACCACAACCCTGAGGACTATGCCGGCGACGACGCCGAACTGGCCAGGGAGATCCGCATCGTCTATCTGGCCGATCTGATCGCCAACATCCTCTATTCCGCCAGGCCGATCGATTTCGCCGATCGCTTCTGCAAGGAGGCGAAACGGCTGCTGAAGCTTTCCGGGTCGGCGGTCGACGGCATTCTGGAAAATGTCAGCGCCGAGGTGGCGAGCGCCGCCGACTATTTCGGGATGAAGATCGAGGGGACGCCGTCGATTCCCGAGATTCTGCAGAAGGCGAACATCGAGCTGAGTCTGCTCAACATGTCGTACGAGCAGATGAATCGCGAGCTTGTCGCCGCCAAGCTGGAGCTGGAGCGGCTCAACGCCGAGTTGCAGGAAAAGAATGCCTACCTGGAGGGGATCGCCAACCTGGACGGTCTGACCGGGGTCTACAATCACCGCTATTTCCAGGAACATCTCGACCGGGAGCTCAACCGCACCATTCGTGGCGGACATCCGTTGAGCCTGGTGATGATCGACCTGGACAATTTCAAGAAGATCAACGACTTTTACGGGCACCAGGCCGGTGATTTCGTGCTGCGCGAAGCCTGCGCCCTGTGGCGGGAGCAGGTGCGGGACTATGATCTGCTGGCCCGTTACGGCGGGGAGGAATTCGTGCTGGTGCTGCCGGAAACCGACGCCGAACAGGCCCTGGCGGTGGCGGAGAAGCTGCGGGCGGCCACGGCGGCGCATTTCTTCGGCAACCGCGGGGAACGGTACGAGGTCACCGCCAGTTTCGGGGTGAGCGTTTTCGATCCGGCCGACCGGGAGATGGACAAGAACCGGCTGATCGAACAGGCGGATGGCGCCCTTTACGAGGCCAAGAAGAAGGGGCGCAACCGGGTCGAGCTCTATACCCCGAAAAAGGGTGGCTGGCTGAAGCGGCTGAAGGCCTGA
- a CDS encoding Rne/Rng family ribonuclease, translating into MIRKMLVNATHPEENRVAIIEDGILSELDIEIAGQEQTKGNIYKATVVRVESGLQAAFVDYGAERLGFLQLGEIHPALYAGQEEDDRPRPRINDILRRGQELLVQIVKEERGNKGAALTTYLSLPGRYMVLMPGDKARGISRKIPDGEERKALRKAVEALQVPEDMGIIVRTAAIGRSAEELQRDLDYLVRLYRNIRSHADGSQAPALVYQESNLVIRSIRDYFMPDMDEVLIDDPQVYQQAREFFSQVMPEFVHLVKLHQEQRPIFAKYQIEEQIETITQNQVNLPSGGSIVIDPTEALVAIDVNSGKMAGEQGIEATAYKTNLEAATEVARQLRLRDLGGLIVIDFIDMRDRKHVREVEKTLKAALASDKARVTVGRISQFGLLEMSRQRIKAALAAGAWNTCPHCNGRGKVKSTEAQAVAVMRKIHAAIAKKQIARVEVRAPLEVADYLHNSRREELLDMERRYQTSIVIHSTVDLKAEEVILDLQKREKQSGEKREGAEPVTAATALAKSLAPERKHTPETGDEAKPHQQSPSRRTDNGAPADEDTASGERQQEKRRSRRRRRKSADKAATGDLPADTEAAGKDETQQKVTETAAAVEQPADSGGEQASENKPRRRRTARKKSGETQQEKTTDAAAATEQAADSGEQAPEEKPKRRRTARKKSNETQQEATTDAATATEQAADSGEQAPEEKPKRRRTARKKSGETQQEATTDTATATEQAADSGEQAPEEKPKRRRTARKKSNETQQEATTETATATGQSADSDDEKASEDKPKRRRSTRRKTTDTPETTS; encoded by the coding sequence ATGATCAGAAAAATGCTGGTGAATGCCACCCATCCCGAAGAGAACCGGGTGGCGATTATCGAAGACGGCATCCTGTCCGAACTGGACATCGAAATCGCCGGCCAGGAACAGACCAAGGGCAACATCTACAAGGCGACCGTGGTGCGGGTCGAATCCGGACTGCAGGCCGCCTTTGTCGACTACGGCGCCGAGCGCCTCGGCTTTCTGCAGCTCGGCGAGATTCACCCTGCGCTCTATGCCGGACAGGAAGAGGACGACCGGCCCCGGCCGCGCATCAATGACATCCTGCGTCGCGGCCAGGAACTGCTGGTGCAGATCGTCAAGGAAGAGCGGGGAAACAAGGGCGCCGCCCTGACCACCTATCTTTCCCTGCCGGGCCGCTACATGGTGCTGATGCCCGGCGACAAGGCCCGGGGCATTTCCCGCAAGATTCCGGACGGCGAAGAGCGCAAGGCCCTGCGCAAGGCGGTCGAGGCCCTGCAGGTGCCGGAGGACATGGGCATCATCGTCCGCACCGCCGCCATAGGCCGCAGCGCCGAGGAACTGCAGCGCGATCTCGACTACCTGGTCCGGCTCTACCGCAACATTCGCAGCCACGCTGACGGCAGCCAGGCACCGGCCCTCGTCTACCAGGAATCGAATCTCGTCATCCGCTCCATCCGGGACTACTTCATGCCCGACATGGACGAGGTGCTGATCGACGATCCCCAGGTCTACCAGCAGGCGCGGGAGTTCTTCTCCCAGGTGATGCCCGAGTTCGTGCACCTGGTCAAACTGCACCAGGAACAGCGCCCCATCTTCGCCAAGTACCAGATCGAAGAGCAGATCGAAACCATCACCCAGAACCAGGTCAACCTCCCTTCCGGCGGCTCCATCGTCATCGACCCGACCGAAGCCCTGGTCGCCATCGACGTCAACTCGGGCAAGATGGCCGGTGAACAGGGAATCGAGGCCACGGCCTACAAGACCAACCTGGAGGCGGCCACCGAGGTGGCCCGGCAGCTGCGGCTGCGCGACCTCGGCGGTCTGATCGTCATCGACTTCATCGACATGCGCGACCGCAAACATGTCCGCGAGGTGGAAAAGACCCTGAAGGCGGCCCTGGCCAGCGACAAGGCCCGGGTCACCGTCGGCCGGATCAGCCAGTTCGGCCTGCTCGAGATGAGCCGGCAACGCATCAAGGCCGCCCTCGCCGCCGGCGCCTGGAACACCTGCCCCCACTGCAACGGCCGGGGCAAGGTCAAGAGCACCGAGGCCCAGGCGGTGGCCGTCATGCGCAAGATCCACGCCGCCATCGCCAAGAAGCAGATAGCCCGGGTCGAAGTCAGGGCGCCGCTCGAAGTCGCCGACTACCTGCACAACAGCCGCCGGGAAGAGCTGCTCGACATGGAGCGGCGTTACCAGACGAGCATTGTCATCCACTCCACGGTCGACCTGAAGGCGGAAGAGGTCATTCTCGATCTGCAGAAACGGGAGAAACAGAGCGGCGAGAAGAGAGAGGGCGCCGAACCGGTCACTGCCGCCACCGCCCTGGCCAAAAGTCTGGCGCCGGAACGAAAACACACTCCCGAAACCGGGGATGAGGCGAAGCCGCACCAGCAGAGCCCGTCCAGACGGACCGACAACGGCGCGCCGGCGGACGAAGACACCGCAAGCGGCGAACGGCAGCAGGAGAAGCGAAGAAGCCGGCGCCGGAGGAGAAAGTCGGCCGACAAGGCAGCCACCGGCGACCTCCCCGCCGACACGGAGGCGGCCGGCAAGGACGAGACGCAGCAGAAGGTGACCGAAACCGCGGCCGCAGTCGAGCAGCCCGCCGACAGCGGCGGCGAACAGGCGTCGGAGAACAAGCCGAGGCGTCGACGCACCGCGCGCAAAAAGAGTGGCGAAACGCAGCAGGAAAAGACGACGGACGCCGCGGCCGCGACCGAACAGGCCGCCGACAGCGGCGAACAGGCGCCGGAGGAGAAGCCGAAGCGTCGCCGCACCGCACGCAAAAAGAGCAATGAGACGCAGCAGGAAGCGACGACAGACGCCGCGACCGCGACCGAACAGGCCGCCGACAGCGGCGAACAGGCGCCGGAGGAGAAGCCGAAGCGTCGCCGCACCGCGCGCAAAAAGAGTGGCGAAACGCAGCAGGAAGCGACGACCGACACCGCGACCGCGACCGAACAGGCCGCCGACAGCGGCGAACAGGCGCCGGAGGAGAAGCCGAAGCGTCGCCGCACCGCGCGCAAAAAGAGCAATGAGACGCAGCAGGAAGCGACGACCGAAACCGCGACCGCGACCGGGCAGTCCGCCGACAGCGACGACGAAAAAGCCTCGGAAGACAAGCCGAAGCGCCGCCGCAGCACGCGCCGCAAAACGACAGACACCCCGGAGACGACATCCTGA
- a CDS encoding ABC transporter ATP-binding protein → MLHLNDLRKEFADRVLFSGVNLHIRPGDRIGLCGDNGSGKTTLLKILAGRIEPDGGRISCARGTTFGYLPQDGLTHAGRTLFEEVRSGLDELVAIEKELSELQRRLETEPDEELLQRYAELEEFFARRGGYAMEAEVGRVLRGLGFAEADWQRPCETFSGGWQMRIALARLLLRRPNLLLLDEPTNHLDLPARDWLESYLQGYPHAVVLVSHDRFFLDQVVGRIVELWNGGLSEYPGNYSAYLRLREERIEALREAKRRQDEEIARIEAFINRFRYQANKASLVQSRIRQLEKMERIVLPPQRKRIAFRFPEPPKSGREVLVLEGASQVYGDLRVLDGIDLRVERGERIALVGPNGAGKSTLMRLLAGVEAPAAGRRVEGHNLVMAYFAQDQAKVLDPQKTVLQQMTEAAPFSMVPRVRDILGSFLFSGDDVDKPVRVLSGGERNRLALAILLLRPANLLLLDEPTNHLDLASKEVLLEALRGYRGTMVFVSHDRYFVDALATRVVAVGGGGIESWPGNYSDFLAAKAARGETGHSELRVEQKTAVSADRKDREAIRREHARRKAAQRAEQRRQRELGQVEAEIESRETELAALEEEMARPESYQDPQRWKELSGRHEELKDAIDRLYRRWEELQLEVPA, encoded by the coding sequence ATGCTGCATCTGAACGACCTGCGCAAGGAGTTTGCCGACCGGGTGCTCTTTTCCGGGGTGAACCTGCACATCCGTCCAGGCGACCGGATCGGTCTCTGTGGAGACAACGGCAGCGGCAAGACGACGCTGCTGAAGATTCTCGCCGGCAGAATCGAGCCCGACGGCGGCCGCATCAGTTGCGCCCGGGGGACCACCTTCGGCTATTTGCCGCAGGACGGCCTGACCCATGCCGGCCGCACCCTGTTCGAGGAGGTCCGTTCCGGACTCGACGAGCTGGTCGCCATCGAAAAGGAGCTGTCCGAGCTGCAGCGGCGGCTCGAAACGGAGCCGGACGAGGAGCTGCTGCAACGCTACGCAGAGCTGGAAGAGTTCTTCGCCCGGCGCGGCGGCTACGCCATGGAGGCCGAGGTCGGGCGGGTGCTGCGCGGGCTCGGCTTTGCCGAAGCCGACTGGCAGCGCCCCTGCGAAACCTTTTCCGGCGGCTGGCAGATGCGTATCGCCCTGGCGAGACTGCTGCTGCGCCGTCCCAACCTGCTGCTGCTCGACGAGCCGACCAACCATCTCGATCTGCCGGCCCGCGACTGGCTGGAGAGCTACCTGCAGGGCTATCCGCACGCGGTGGTGCTGGTGTCGCACGACCGTTTCTTTCTCGACCAGGTGGTCGGCCGCATCGTCGAGCTGTGGAACGGCGGGTTGAGCGAGTATCCCGGCAACTACTCGGCCTATCTGCGTCTGCGCGAGGAGCGGATCGAGGCCCTGCGCGAGGCCAAGCGCCGGCAGGACGAGGAGATCGCCCGCATCGAGGCGTTCATCAACCGCTTCCGCTACCAGGCCAACAAGGCTTCCCTGGTGCAGAGCCGCATCCGGCAGCTGGAGAAGATGGAACGGATCGTTCTGCCGCCGCAGCGCAAGCGGATCGCCTTCCGTTTTCCCGAGCCGCCGAAGAGCGGCCGGGAGGTACTGGTACTGGAGGGCGCAAGCCAGGTCTATGGCGACTTGCGGGTTCTCGACGGCATCGATCTGCGGGTGGAGCGGGGGGAGCGCATCGCCCTGGTCGGTCCCAACGGGGCCGGCAAGTCGACCCTGATGCGGCTGCTGGCCGGGGTCGAGGCACCCGCCGCCGGCCGGCGCGTCGAGGGACACAATCTGGTGATGGCCTATTTCGCCCAGGATCAGGCGAAGGTGCTCGACCCGCAGAAGACGGTGCTGCAGCAGATGACCGAGGCTGCGCCCTTTTCCATGGTGCCGCGGGTGCGCGACATTCTCGGCAGCTTTCTGTTCAGCGGCGACGATGTCGACAAGCCGGTGCGGGTGCTTTCCGGCGGCGAGCGCAACCGCCTGGCGCTGGCCATCCTGCTGTTGCGTCCGGCCAACCTGCTGTTGCTCGACGAGCCGACCAACCACCTCGACCTGGCCTCCAAAGAGGTGCTGCTCGAGGCTCTCCGGGGGTACCGGGGGACCATGGTTTTCGTCAGTCACGACCGCTATTTCGTCGATGCCCTGGCCACCCGGGTGGTGGCGGTGGGCGGTGGGGGCATCGAGTCCTGGCCCGGCAACTACTCCGATTTTCTCGCCGCCAAGGCGGCCAGGGGCGAGACCGGGCACAGCGAGCTGCGGGTGGAGCAGAAGACGGCTGTCTCCGCCGACCGCAAGGACCGGGAGGCGATCCGCCGGGAGCACGCCCGGCGCAAGGCGGCCCAGCGGGCCGAGCAACGCCGGCAGCGGGAACTCGGGCAGGTCGAGGCCGAGATCGAAAGTCGGGAGACGGAGCTGGCCGCCCTGGAAGAGGAGATGGCGCGGCCGGAAAGCTATCAGGATCCGCAGCGCTGGAAGGAGCTGAGCGGGCGGCACGAAGAGCTCAAGGACGCCATCGACCGGCTCTATCGGCGGTGGGAGGAGCTTCAGCTCGAGGTTCCGGCCTGA